Proteins encoded by one window of Fischerella sp. PCC 9605:
- a CDS encoding alpha/beta fold hydrolase, with translation MTIPKVELKPCFLTPRRLQPEYPLFVYLPGMDGTGQLLRTQTVGLEAGFDVRCLAIPREDLTSWEVLTNNVLDLIHTELEKSSQRPVYLCGESFGGCLAQKVAVGAPHLFKRIILINPASSFHLRPLYEWASQFSYLVPSCFFDIGALGLLPFLASLSRISRSDRQELLRTMRSVPAQTVLWRLSLIREFHIDEQQLRQLTQPVLLVASILDRLLPSLSEAERLANILPNAKMVVLPESGHACLLETDVNLYEIMKSNNFLETSAEAVKAIEVGDRVR, from the coding sequence ATGACCATCCCAAAAGTAGAGCTAAAGCCTTGTTTCCTCACTCCCAGACGTCTCCAGCCAGAATATCCCTTGTTTGTATACTTGCCCGGGATGGATGGTACTGGTCAACTTTTGCGAACTCAAACAGTGGGATTAGAAGCTGGTTTTGATGTTCGATGTCTGGCAATTCCACGAGAGGATCTGACTAGTTGGGAAGTGCTGACTAATAATGTACTAGACTTGATTCATACCGAATTGGAAAAAAGTTCCCAGCGACCAGTTTACTTATGTGGTGAATCTTTTGGAGGTTGTTTAGCTCAAAAAGTAGCAGTAGGAGCACCACATTTATTTAAGCGAATTATTCTCATCAACCCTGCTTCTAGCTTTCACCTTCGTCCTTTGTATGAATGGGCATCGCAATTTTCTTACTTAGTGCCATCATGCTTTTTTGACATTGGTGCATTGGGATTGTTGCCATTTTTAGCATCGCTATCTCGGATTTCTAGGAGCGATCGCCAAGAACTTTTGCGAACTATGCGTTCTGTACCAGCACAAACAGTGCTTTGGCGATTGTCTTTAATTAGAGAATTTCATATTGATGAACAACAGTTGCGTCAGTTAACTCAACCAGTTTTGCTAGTTGCCAGCATCCTAGACCGACTTTTGCCTTCTCTTAGTGAAGCAGAACGATTAGCTAATATTTTGCCCAACGCCAAAATGGTGGTATTACCCGAAAGTGGGCACGCCTGCTTGTTGGAAACAGATGTTAATCTCTACGAAATCATGAAATCTAACAATTTCCTGGAAACTAGTGCTGAAGCAGTTAAGGCGATAGAGGTTGGGGATAGAGTAAGGTGA
- a CDS encoding EcsC family protein, with amino-acid sequence MAEKNQKEIKDKKLENSHGADTKEDKPSLFESVAETLGCVAGTAVGVGAAAGSAAIEAGKAAAETAAGVGEATAKQAHQLIEQATHTAGQVTERLGENWLIRRVAGVLNLNWLVGASDNVDLEKAAAAVKKLQQEHPNESPSQIAHRIMVEKAAKAGGIGFASSMLPGFAAALLAIDLAATTQLQSEMIYQIAAAYGLDLKDPARKGEVLAIFGLALGGGRLLRTAGLGLLRNVPFAGAVIGASSNSTMVYSLGYAACRFYEAKLDESKSLTSEETLAELKQQSENYLETAIAQQTVMDQLLVHMILARHPDKTSEEILPELEALNLSPQSLDAIEQNIKSPQPLDNLLNQLNRDFAVPLLVQCYRIAKVDGEIKPAEQKVIDAIATKFNIDLNSIKSVVNSH; translated from the coding sequence ATGGCCGAAAAAAACCAAAAAGAAATCAAAGATAAAAAACTAGAAAATTCACACGGTGCAGATACAAAAGAAGATAAGCCATCTTTATTTGAATCCGTTGCTGAAACATTAGGCTGTGTGGCTGGGACGGCTGTAGGGGTAGGAGCAGCAGCTGGTAGTGCAGCCATCGAAGCTGGCAAAGCAGCTGCCGAAACAGCAGCTGGGGTGGGAGAAGCAACAGCAAAACAAGCACACCAGCTAATTGAGCAAGCAACTCATACAGCAGGACAAGTCACAGAACGTCTAGGCGAAAATTGGTTGATCCGCAGGGTAGCTGGCGTATTAAATCTGAATTGGCTGGTTGGTGCTAGTGACAATGTTGATTTAGAAAAAGCCGCAGCGGCGGTGAAAAAGCTTCAACAAGAGCATCCGAATGAATCGCCTAGCCAAATTGCCCACCGCATCATGGTAGAAAAAGCGGCTAAAGCAGGCGGAATAGGCTTTGCTAGTAGTATGTTGCCAGGATTTGCAGCAGCGCTGTTGGCAATTGACTTGGCAGCCACAACCCAGTTGCAGTCAGAAATGATTTATCAGATTGCAGCTGCCTATGGGCTAGATTTAAAAGATCCAGCCCGCAAAGGAGAGGTTTTGGCAATTTTTGGTTTAGCTTTGGGTGGTGGACGCCTTTTAAGAACGGCAGGTTTAGGCCTGCTGCGAAACGTGCCTTTTGCCGGTGCGGTGATTGGCGCGAGTTCAAATTCGACGATGGTTTACTCATTGGGATATGCAGCTTGTCGATTTTATGAAGCCAAGCTGGATGAATCTAAGTCGCTGACTTCTGAGGAGACATTGGCAGAGTTAAAGCAACAAAGCGAAAATTATCTGGAAACTGCGATCGCTCAACAAACTGTGATGGATCAACTTTTAGTTCACATGATCCTAGCCAGACATCCAGACAAGACTTCAGAAGAAATTTTGCCCGAGTTGGAAGCTTTGAACCTCAGTCCTCAATCTTTAGATGCGATCGAGCAAAATATCAAATCACCCCAGCCTTTGGATAATCTTCTCAATCAACTCAACCGTGATTTTGCTGTACCGTTGTTAGTTCAGTGTTACAGAATTGCCAAAGTAGATGGTGAGATTAAACCAGCAGAACAAAAAGTGATTGATGCGATCGCCACTAAATTTAACATCGACTTGAATTCAATTAAGTCAGTAGTCAATAGTCATTAG
- a CDS encoding LOG family protein yields MTSSASFDTLESLQTDIADLLERLPTLKNRQYIQQALATIVRLAETEVDRLDWKILSASLMDMERGFQLFYDYRHVRKVTIFGSARLSSESPEYRMAVDFARYVSQLGFMVMTGGGGGIMQAGHEGAGRENSFGLNIQLPFEQQANPIIEGDPKLIHFKYFFTRKLFLLKESDAVALFPGGFGTQDEAFECMTLSQTGKFGPVPVVLIDRPGGDYWRSWSEYIDKQLLHKGLVSPEDSSLYTVTDDLVVACNAITRFYQVYHSSRYVGDRLVIRLKIDLSEVEVEQLNANFSDILVTGRIEKSQALPQEAQDETFDLPRLVLYFNQRDLGRLYQMIAAINNMGTPSPEERGHPERK; encoded by the coding sequence ATGACCTCATCTGCGTCGTTTGACACTTTAGAGTCTCTCCAAACCGATATCGCTGATTTACTTGAGCGCTTACCAACGTTAAAGAATCGGCAATATATCCAGCAAGCACTAGCAACTATAGTGCGTCTGGCTGAAACTGAAGTCGATCGCCTCGACTGGAAAATATTGTCGGCTTCTTTAATGGATATGGAGCGGGGTTTCCAGCTCTTTTATGACTATCGACATGTTCGTAAAGTGACCATCTTTGGCTCGGCTCGCCTATCGTCAGAAAGTCCAGAATACCGCATGGCAGTTGACTTTGCTCGCTATGTTTCTCAGCTAGGATTCATGGTCATGACTGGTGGTGGTGGTGGGATCATGCAAGCTGGTCATGAAGGTGCTGGACGAGAAAATTCCTTTGGTTTAAACATTCAGCTGCCCTTTGAACAGCAAGCGAACCCAATTATAGAAGGCGATCCCAAGCTAATTCACTTTAAATATTTCTTTACCCGCAAATTATTTCTCTTAAAAGAAAGCGACGCTGTTGCCTTATTCCCTGGTGGCTTTGGCACCCAAGACGAAGCATTTGAGTGCATGACTTTAAGCCAAACAGGTAAATTCGGTCCTGTGCCTGTGGTTTTAATCGATCGCCCTGGTGGTGACTACTGGCGGTCTTGGAGCGAATATATAGATAAACAATTATTGCATAAAGGTCTGGTTAGTCCTGAAGACTCCAGCCTGTACACCGTAACAGATGACTTGGTTGTAGCTTGCAATGCCATAACCCGTTTTTACCAGGTTTATCACTCCAGCCGCTATGTGGGCGATCGCCTAGTAATTCGTCTCAAGATAGATTTATCAGAGGTTGAAGTCGAGCAATTGAATGCTAATTTCAGTGACATTCTGGTAACAGGACGGATTGAAAAAAGCCAGGCTTTACCTCAAGAAGCACAAGATGAAACTTTTGATTTACCCCGCTTAGTCCTTTACTTCAATCAACGAGACTTGGGACGGTTGTATCAGATGATCGCAGCAATTAACAATATGGGTACGCCTTCACCAGAAGAAAGAGGACATCCAGAACGGAAGTGA
- a CDS encoding lysophospholipid acyltransferase family protein has product MSVNSPLNFSRCLLAALSTQMFRYYEDRIPQDASVLVVSNHRSFMDAPILMSALSSPIRFACHHYMGQVPVMREIVTGLGCFPLEANQQRQQSFFQRAQQLLQSKQLVGVFPEGTEPMVKFTQPNRMGEFQRGFAHLALRAAVQDLAILPVAIASLEEVNTSAVPLRLLSLFDPSEPLFNQPGFHPLVIYNRVAVLIGCPYWITPQHQQQYQGKHAKTVVVELTEHCRNEIANLLREGCY; this is encoded by the coding sequence ATGAGTGTAAACAGCCCTCTGAATTTTTCTCGCTGTTTGTTGGCGGCACTCTCGACACAAATGTTTCGTTACTATGAGGATCGCATTCCCCAAGACGCTAGTGTGTTAGTAGTAAGCAATCACCGCAGCTTCATGGATGCACCCATTTTAATGTCAGCGCTATCCAGTCCAATTCGGTTTGCTTGTCATCACTACATGGGGCAAGTACCAGTAATGCGAGAAATAGTCACAGGGTTGGGATGTTTTCCCCTAGAGGCAAACCAACAACGCCAGCAAAGCTTTTTTCAGCGAGCACAACAACTGTTGCAATCAAAGCAATTAGTAGGAGTGTTTCCGGAAGGAACAGAACCAATGGTGAAATTTACCCAGCCTAATAGAATGGGTGAGTTTCAACGGGGATTTGCCCATTTGGCATTGCGAGCAGCGGTGCAGGATTTAGCAATTTTGCCAGTTGCGATCGCCTCCCTAGAAGAAGTTAACACATCTGCTGTACCCTTAAGACTATTGAGCTTGTTTGACCCTTCAGAACCTCTATTTAATCAACCCGGTTTCCATCCCTTGGTCATATACAATCGTGTTGCGGTGCTAATTGGTTGCCCTTACTGGATTACACCCCAACACCAACAACAATACCAGGGCAAACATGCGAAAACTGTTGTGGTTGAACTAACAGAACACTGTCGCAATGAAATAGCCAACTTGCTGCGTGAAGGATGTTATTAG
- the trxA gene encoding thioredoxin, which yields MSAQSKYHRQRFVAMSAAAQVTDSTFKQEVLDSEVPVLVDFWAPWCGPCRMVAPVVDEIAAQYEGQLKVVKVNTDENPNVASQYGIRSIPTLMIFKGGQKVDMVVGAVPKTTLANTLEKYL from the coding sequence ATTTCAGCACAATCAAAATATCATAGGCAAAGGTTTGTAGCCATGTCAGCAGCCGCACAAGTTACCGACTCTACTTTTAAGCAGGAAGTATTAGACAGCGAAGTTCCTGTTTTAGTTGACTTTTGGGCACCCTGGTGCGGTCCCTGCCGGATGGTAGCCCCCGTTGTGGATGAAATTGCAGCTCAGTACGAAGGTCAACTCAAGGTAGTGAAAGTCAACACAGATGAGAATCCTAATGTTGCCAGTCAATATGGTATCCGCAGTATTCCCACATTAATGATTTTTAAGGGTGGGCAAAAAGTTGACATGGTAGTAGGTGCTGTGCCAAAAACTACATTAGCTAATACTTTGGAAAAATATCTTTAA
- a CDS encoding endonuclease MutS2, with product MIQSETLELLEWHRLCQHLSTFAATKLGAIAARDLKIPNSQAESEYLLAQTKEVYELESRLTSGLSFEGIQDIGDFLERAELQGVLAGDELLAIATTLAGTRNLRRVIDNQPDLPILTELVAELRTYPELEQEIYRCIDERGQVTDRASQKLGDIRAELRKLRSQIVQKLQNILQAKSGAVQEQIITQRSDRYVIPVKAPQKDAIPGIVHDTSTSGATLYIEPNSIVPLGNQLRQLVRKEQAEEEAIRRALTEQVAAVKPDLERLLAIATTLDLATAKARYSLWLQANPPRFINRKAGEYITLRQLRHPLLVWQQHHEQGQSVIPVDLLIQPEIRVVTITGPNTGGKTVTLKTLGLAALMAKVGLFVPAREPVELPWFDQVLADIGDEQSLQQSLSTFSGHIRRISRILEALGTGDRGQGIGDEESQSPIPVAPNPHSLVLLDEVGAGTDPAEGSALAIALLRYLADNAQLTMATTHFGELKALKYQDERFENASVEFDETTLSPTYRLLWGIPGRSNALAIARRLGLKPEVVEQAKTNLGGTTDEVNQVIAGLEAQRRRQETKAAQAQDLLQQAERLYKEVSEKAANLQERERTLRASQEVAVQQAIAQARSEIAKVIRQLQQGKPTAQDAQLATNALNQVAEKFIPPPPPKPKVGYVPKEGDRIRIPKLGQTAEVLTAPNEDGELTVRFGIMKMTVKLEDVESLDGKKPEPIVKPKPAPAATPVTPTQPAPAIRTSKNTVDLRGRRVADAELIIDKAISEATGPIWIIHGHGTGKLRQGVHAFLQQHPRVSRYEAAEQSDGGTGVTVAYVE from the coding sequence TTGATTCAATCTGAGACTTTAGAACTACTCGAATGGCATCGCCTCTGCCAGCATCTATCCACTTTTGCGGCAACCAAACTGGGGGCGATCGCCGCACGCGATCTGAAAATTCCTAACTCTCAAGCTGAGAGTGAGTATTTATTGGCGCAAACCAAGGAAGTTTACGAACTCGAAAGTCGCCTGACGAGTGGACTCTCGTTTGAGGGAATTCAAGATATTGGCGATTTCCTAGAAAGGGCAGAACTGCAAGGAGTTTTAGCTGGAGATGAACTGCTAGCTATAGCCACCACTCTTGCTGGTACAAGAAATTTGCGTCGTGTTATCGATAACCAGCCAGATTTGCCTATTCTGACAGAGTTAGTTGCTGAGTTACGAACTTATCCAGAACTAGAGCAGGAAATTTACCGCTGTATAGACGAACGCGGACAAGTAACCGACCGCGCCAGCCAAAAACTCGGAGATATCCGTGCTGAACTGCGGAAATTACGCAGCCAGATCGTGCAAAAATTACAAAATATATTACAGGCAAAATCGGGTGCAGTTCAGGAACAGATCATTACCCAACGAAGCGATCGCTATGTGATTCCTGTGAAAGCTCCCCAAAAAGATGCTATTCCTGGCATTGTCCACGATACTTCCACCAGTGGCGCGACGCTGTACATAGAACCGAATTCTATAGTGCCATTGGGCAACCAATTGCGGCAGCTAGTCAGAAAAGAACAAGCAGAAGAAGAAGCCATTCGTCGTGCTTTAACAGAACAAGTGGCAGCAGTAAAACCCGATCTGGAAAGATTACTAGCCATTGCCACCACTTTAGATTTGGCAACTGCCAAGGCACGTTATAGCCTCTGGCTACAAGCCAATCCCCCCCGCTTTATTAACCGGAAAGCAGGTGAGTATATCACATTACGGCAATTGCGTCATCCGCTGTTGGTATGGCAGCAACACCACGAACAAGGACAATCAGTTATTCCTGTAGATTTACTAATTCAGCCAGAAATTCGAGTAGTTACGATTACGGGGCCGAATACAGGGGGGAAAACAGTTACTCTAAAAACCTTGGGTTTGGCAGCTTTGATGGCGAAAGTAGGTTTATTTGTCCCTGCCCGCGAACCAGTAGAACTACCTTGGTTTGACCAGGTATTGGCAGATATTGGCGATGAACAGTCCCTTCAGCAAAGTTTATCTACCTTTTCGGGTCATATTCGCCGCATTAGCAGGATATTGGAGGCATTGGGGACAGGAGACAGGGGACAGGGGATAGGGGATGAGGAATCCCAATCCCCTATCCCCGTTGCCCCTAATCCCCACTCCCTGGTACTCCTCGATGAAGTCGGTGCAGGCACAGATCCCGCTGAGGGTAGTGCTTTAGCGATCGCCCTGTTGCGCTATCTGGCAGACAACGCGCAGTTAACTATGGCAACGACTCACTTTGGTGAACTGAAAGCGTTGAAATACCAAGATGAGCGATTTGAAAATGCTTCTGTAGAATTTGATGAAACAACGCTTTCGCCCACTTACCGCCTGCTGTGGGGAATTCCGGGACGTTCCAACGCCCTCGCAATTGCCCGACGTTTGGGGTTAAAACCAGAAGTTGTGGAACAGGCAAAAACCAACTTGGGAGGGACAACAGACGAAGTCAACCAAGTAATTGCCGGACTAGAAGCGCAACGCCGCCGTCAAGAAACCAAAGCAGCACAAGCACAAGATTTGTTGCAGCAAGCTGAGCGTTTATACAAAGAAGTATCCGAAAAAGCCGCAAATTTACAGGAAAGGGAACGAACTTTGCGTGCTTCCCAAGAAGTGGCAGTACAGCAGGCGATCGCCCAAGCTAGAAGCGAAATTGCTAAGGTGATTCGCCAGTTGCAGCAAGGCAAGCCCACTGCCCAAGATGCCCAGCTAGCAACAAATGCTTTAAATCAGGTCGCTGAAAAATTTATACCACCACCGCCACCGAAACCAAAAGTAGGATATGTTCCCAAAGAAGGCGATCGCATTCGTATTCCCAAGTTAGGGCAAACAGCAGAAGTGTTGACTGCACCAAACGAGGATGGTGAATTAACCGTCCGTTTTGGGATTATGAAGATGACAGTCAAGCTAGAAGACGTGGAATCTCTGGATGGTAAAAAACCTGAACCGATAGTAAAACCAAAACCAGCCCCAGCAGCAACACCAGTTACTCCAACCCAACCAGCCCCAGCAATCCGTACGTCCAAAAATACAGTAGACTTGCGCGGACGCAGAGTTGCTGATGCGGAGTTAATTATAGACAAAGCAATTTCAGAAGCAACAGGGCCAATCTGGATTATTCACGGACACGGCACTGGAAAACTGCGGCAAGGTGTTCACGCCTTTTTGCAACAACACCCCAGAGTTAGTCGCTACGAAGCTGCGGAACAATCTGATGGTGGTACTGGCGTTACTGTTGCTTATGTAGAGTGA
- a CDS encoding helix-turn-helix domain-containing protein, whose amino-acid sequence MKGGSKYQPLLEYLQKNNSSEISLTFTEIEKLINNTLPDSARKERRWWGNRSTGSPQASAWMKAGYVVKDFDLDTETVTFRKPTGGYKVQTATNTINWNSKTIKALRLQMGLSQKEFAEELGVRQQTVSEWETSVYEPTRATSKLLSMVAEKAGFKYKTEE is encoded by the coding sequence GTGAAAGGAGGAAGTAAATATCAACCACTTTTGGAATATCTCCAAAAAAACAATTCCTCTGAAATCAGCCTCACTTTCACAGAAATTGAAAAATTAATTAATAACACCCTACCCGACTCAGCCAGAAAAGAACGCCGATGGTGGGGAAACCGCAGCACAGGCTCACCCCAAGCGTCAGCTTGGATGAAAGCAGGGTACGTAGTAAAAGACTTTGACCTAGATACAGAAACCGTTACTTTTCGCAAACCGACTGGTGGCTACAAAGTCCAAACTGCAACTAATACTATCAATTGGAACAGCAAAACCATCAAAGCACTACGCCTTCAAATGGGACTTTCCCAAAAAGAATTTGCCGAAGAGTTAGGTGTTCGTCAGCAAACTGTGAGCGAGTGGGAAACAAGTGTATATGAACCAACTCGCGCCACATCAAAACTTTTAAGCATGGTAGCTGAAAAAGCCGGATTTAAATACAAAACAGAAGAGTAA
- a CDS encoding BrnT family toxin, producing the protein MHIVYRLQGTEFEWDKNKAESNLEKHGVTFEEAAEVFFDPFYQMGNATSNGEERDFIIGYSLSSRLLLVVYVERDKRTRIISARPTTRSERKLYEQA; encoded by the coding sequence ATGCATATCGTTTATCGGCTGCAAGGAACTGAATTTGAATGGGACAAAAACAAAGCGGAAAGCAACCTCGAAAAACATGGAGTTACATTTGAAGAAGCCGCAGAAGTTTTCTTTGACCCGTTTTATCAAATGGGTAACGCTACTTCTAATGGTGAAGAACGTGATTTTATCATTGGCTATTCCCTTTCTAGTCGCCTCTTATTGGTTGTTTATGTAGAACGTGATAAGCGTACACGCATAATCTCTGCCCGTCCCACTACTCGTAGTGAAAGGAAATTATATGAACAAGCCTGA
- a CDS encoding GuaB3 family IMP dehydrogenase-related protein codes for MEIQIGRGKTARRAYGIDEIALVPGRGTLDPSLVDTKWRIGNIEREIPIIASAMDGVVDVRMAVLLSNLGALGVLNLEGIQTRYADPEPILDKIAAVGKEEFVPLMQELYAEPIKSELIEQRIKEIKQRGGIAAVSATPAGASKYGSVVAKAGADLFFVQATVVSTAHLSPESVVPLDLAQFCREMPIPVVLGNCVTYEVTLNLMKAGAAAVLVGIGPGAACTSRGVLGVGVPQATAIADCAAARDDYYQETGNYIPVIADGGLITGGDICKCIACGADGVMIGSPFARAAEAPGRGYHWGMATPSPVLPRGTRINVGTTGTLEQILVGPAQLDDGTHNLLGALKTSMSTLGAKNIKEMQQVEVVIAPSLLTEGKVYQKAQQLGMGK; via the coding sequence GTGGAAATACAAATTGGGCGAGGAAAAACAGCTCGCAGAGCTTACGGAATAGATGAAATAGCTTTAGTACCTGGCAGGGGAACCCTCGATCCGAGTTTGGTAGATACAAAATGGCGTATCGGCAACATTGAGCGAGAAATCCCAATTATTGCTAGTGCAATGGATGGTGTAGTAGATGTTCGCATGGCTGTGCTGTTATCAAACTTAGGGGCATTAGGCGTGCTGAATCTAGAGGGAATCCAAACTCGTTATGCCGATCCAGAGCCAATTTTAGACAAAATAGCCGCTGTGGGCAAAGAAGAATTTGTCCCTTTGATGCAAGAACTTTATGCCGAACCAATAAAATCAGAATTAATTGAACAAAGAATTAAAGAAATTAAGCAAAGAGGCGGTATCGCTGCAGTTAGTGCAACCCCAGCAGGGGCAAGCAAATATGGTTCTGTAGTTGCAAAAGCAGGGGCAGATTTATTTTTTGTACAAGCAACAGTGGTTTCCACAGCACACCTGTCGCCAGAGTCTGTAGTGCCACTTGACTTGGCACAATTTTGCCGAGAAATGCCCATTCCCGTCGTGTTAGGGAATTGCGTGACTTACGAAGTTACCCTTAATTTAATGAAAGCAGGGGCAGCTGCGGTATTGGTGGGAATTGGCCCTGGTGCTGCTTGTACTTCTCGTGGAGTGTTGGGAGTGGGTGTGCCACAGGCAACGGCGATCGCAGATTGTGCTGCCGCACGGGATGATTATTACCAAGAAACTGGTAATTATATTCCAGTTATTGCTGATGGCGGTTTAATTACTGGCGGCGATATCTGTAAGTGCATTGCTTGTGGTGCTGACGGAGTCATGATTGGTTCTCCGTTTGCTAGAGCAGCTGAAGCACCTGGGCGGGGTTATCACTGGGGTATGGCAACTCCCAGTCCAGTATTGCCCCGTGGGACGCGCATTAATGTAGGTACCACTGGCACCCTAGAACAAATTCTCGTTGGCCCGGCCCAGCTTGATGATGGTACTCATAATCTGTTGGGAGCTTTAAAAACGAGTATGAGTACATTAGGAGCGAAAAATATCAAGGAAATGCAACAAGTTGAAGTTGTAATTGCTCCTTCTTTATTAACTGAGGGTAAAGTATACCAAAAAGCTCAACAATTAGGTATGGGCAAATAA
- a CDS encoding DUF3038 domain-containing protein, giving the protein MLKVMHSAANSPTPTPQWEDLIKLPAPDSVQWDNIKTQLDLVLLALETLTGIGSEAMLSAAINLNLESRVPDRVALWRLRQSNPLRKGQGGRKKLDVEEARALVLIICYLAKQHQELIRRAVGTLEQMAENNREVHQAALLGDYIDAFCNTYQERMEEDSTISTDELTQLALKLLIDLLFYSGPGGHRRLWLALIDRSTKF; this is encoded by the coding sequence ATGCTAAAAGTTATGCACTCTGCCGCCAATTCACCCACTCCAACTCCCCAGTGGGAGGATTTAATAAAGCTGCCAGCTCCAGATTCAGTTCAGTGGGACAACATCAAAACCCAGTTGGATTTGGTGCTGTTGGCGCTAGAAACATTGACTGGCATTGGCTCCGAGGCAATGCTTTCAGCGGCAATCAACCTGAATTTAGAGTCAAGAGTGCCAGACCGTGTAGCGCTATGGCGACTGCGCCAGTCTAATCCGCTACGTAAAGGTCAAGGAGGGCGAAAGAAGCTTGATGTCGAAGAAGCGCGGGCGCTTGTTCTCATTATTTGCTATCTTGCCAAGCAGCATCAGGAATTGATTCGCCGTGCTGTTGGCACTTTAGAACAGATGGCGGAAAACAACCGCGAAGTTCATCAGGCTGCTTTACTAGGAGATTATATCGATGCTTTCTGCAACACCTACCAAGAACGAATGGAGGAAGATTCGACAATCTCCACGGATGAACTTACCCAGCTTGCTTTAAAACTGCTGATAGATTTGCTTTTTTACAGCGGTCCTGGTGGACATCGCCGCCTCTGGCTAGCACTTATAGACCGTTCAACTAAATTTTGA
- a CDS encoding leucyl aminopeptidase: MEIIPSSTPLLEWGGDGLAIGFFEDGVDLTGELAALDEKFAGCLKELIAEEEFKGKTGSSVFTRVGSGSPVRKIMLVGLGKPEAVKLDTLRRAAAVVARIAKKQKCKTLGISLPVWNNDPAQTAQALAEGVQLSLYQDNRFKSEPEDKGAQLETVELLGLGGQEAAITHANQICSGVILARQLVAAPANEVTPITMAETAMAIASEHGLQVEILEQEDCEKLGMGAFLGVAKASDLPPKFIHLTYKPEATPKRKLAIIGKGLTFDSGGLNIKGAGSGIENMKIDMGGAAATLGAAKAIGQLKPDVEVHFISAVTENMISGRAMHPGDILKASNGKTIEVNNTDAEGRLTLADALVFADKLGVDAIVDLATLTGACVIALGDEIAGLFTPDDALAKQLETAAESAGEKIWRMPMEEKYFEGMKSGIADMKNTGPRPGGSITAALFLKHFVKDTTAWAHLDVAGPVWTDKENGYNSPGATGFGVRTLVNWVLSNA; the protein is encoded by the coding sequence ATGGAAATTATACCTAGTAGTACCCCTCTTTTAGAGTGGGGAGGAGATGGATTAGCAATAGGATTTTTTGAGGACGGCGTAGATTTAACTGGCGAACTGGCGGCTTTAGATGAAAAGTTTGCTGGGTGTTTAAAAGAACTAATTGCCGAAGAAGAATTTAAGGGTAAAACAGGCAGCAGTGTTTTCACGCGAGTGGGTAGTGGTAGCCCAGTTCGCAAAATTATGCTAGTTGGTTTAGGTAAGCCAGAGGCTGTAAAACTAGATACACTGCGACGTGCAGCAGCAGTAGTTGCCCGGATAGCCAAAAAGCAAAAGTGTAAAACTTTAGGCATTAGTTTGCCAGTTTGGAATAACGATCCTGCACAAACTGCTCAAGCACTAGCTGAAGGCGTACAACTGTCACTGTACCAAGATAATCGCTTTAAGTCCGAACCAGAGGATAAAGGAGCACAATTAGAAACAGTAGAATTACTAGGATTGGGTGGACAAGAAGCAGCTATTACTCATGCCAATCAAATCTGTTCTGGGGTAATATTAGCGAGGCAATTGGTAGCGGCTCCTGCTAACGAAGTAACGCCGATTACTATGGCAGAAACCGCAATGGCGATCGCCTCAGAACACGGTTTGCAAGTAGAAATCTTGGAACAGGAAGACTGTGAAAAGTTAGGCATGGGTGCTTTTTTGGGAGTGGCAAAAGCTTCTGATTTACCACCGAAATTCATTCACCTAACTTACAAGCCAGAAGCTACACCAAAACGCAAGCTAGCAATTATCGGTAAAGGTTTAACCTTCGACTCTGGCGGACTCAATATCAAAGGTGCAGGTAGCGGCATCGAAAACATGAAAATAGACATGGGCGGTGCAGCAGCTACTTTGGGTGCAGCAAAAGCAATTGGTCAGCTCAAACCAGATGTAGAGGTTCACTTTATCTCCGCAGTCACTGAGAACATGATTAGCGGTCGTGCCATGCACCCAGGTGATATTCTCAAGGCATCTAACGGTAAAACGATAGAAGTTAACAACACCGATGCGGAAGGACGTCTAACTTTGGCAGATGCTTTAGTTTTTGCTGACAAACTGGGAGTAGATGCGATCGTGGATTTAGCAACTCTCACTGGTGCTTGCGTTATTGCTCTTGGTGACGAGATTGCTGGTTTGTTTACTCCTGACGATGCTTTGGCTAAGCAGCTAGAAACAGCGGCTGAAAGCGCAGGTGAAAAAATTTGGCGAATGCCAATGGAAGAAAAGTACTTTGAGGGAATGAAGTCTGGTATCGCGGACATGAAAAATACAGGCCCGCGTCCTGGTGGCTCTATTACCGCTGCTCTGTTCTTGAAGCATTTTGTCAAAGATACAACTGCCTGGGCACATTTGGATGTAGCCGGCCCTGTTTGGACAGATAAAGAAAACGGCTATAACAGCCCCGGGGCAACAGGTTTTGGTGTTCGCACTCTTGTAAATTGGGTTTTGAGTAATGCCTAA